Proteins co-encoded in one Medicago truncatula cultivar Jemalong A17 chromosome 8, MtrunA17r5.0-ANR, whole genome shotgun sequence genomic window:
- the LOC11407751 gene encoding agamous-like MADS-box protein AGL61, whose product MGRRKIEIAMVKKPEARQVTFSKRRMGLFKKANELAILCGTKIVIVVFSPGNKPYSFGHPSVDAIASKFLQQELDLNDVLETPSSNIEDLNQQHEKVMADIAEAEKEDKANEEMLKEYKSASPKEWKDSLMELKNMVKSRLCDLDISDSMMLLAKEPVVGIKN is encoded by the coding sequence ATGGGTCGGCGCAAAATTGAGATTGCGATGGTGAAAAAACCAGAGGCGAGGCAAGTCACATTCTCAAAGCGCCGAATGGGGTTATTCAAAAAAGCAAACGAGCTTGCCATCTTGTGTGGGAccaaaattgtgattgttgtatTCTCTCCCGGGAATAAACCTTACTCTTTTGGCCACCCTAGTGTTGATGCTATTGCGTCTAAATTTCTTCAACAAGAGCTCGATCTAAACGATGTTCTAGAAACCCCTTCCTCTAACATAGAGGATCTGAACCAACAACATGAGAAGGTGATGGCTGATATAGCTGAGGCTGAAAAGGAAGATAAGGCCAATGAGGAGATGCTAAAAGAATACAAATCAGCCAGCCCTAAGGAATGGAAAGATTCATTAATGGAGCTCAAGAATATGGTAAAATCACGTCTTTGTGATTTAGATATATCAGATTCTATGATGCTCCTCGCAAAGGAGCCCGTGGTTGGAATTAAAAACTAA
- the LOC112417350 gene encoding uncharacterized protein: MGVEDLVSSLKFHEISLNEHESSKKSKSIALPSRGKSSKALKVVESEEESPDGDSNKLEYLAKKNRKFLMKKNGYKNFKKEDQKGCFNCKKPGHFIADCPDLQKEKSKDKPKKSSFNIRKFRKEIKKSLMATWEDLDSESDSEKEDSEEDIKVAVRL; encoded by the exons ATGGG TGTTGAGGATCTGGTGAGCTCTCTCAAATTTCATGAGATAAGTCTTAATGAACATGAATCTTCCAAGAAAAGCAAATCCATTGCTCTACCATCAAGAGGAAAGTCATCAAAAGCTTTAAAGGTTGtggaatctgaagaagaatcacctgatggggATTCAAACAAGCTGGAGTATCTGGCGAAGAAGAATAGGAAGTTTCTGATGAAGAAGAATGGCTACAAGAATTTCAAGAaggaagatcagaagggatgctttaACTGCAAGAAGCCAGGACACTTTATTGcagattgccctgatcttcagaaggaaaaaTCCAAGGACAAACCAAAGAAATCTAGCTTCAATATAAGAAAATTCAGGAAGGAGATTAAAAAGAGCTTAATGGCAACATGGGAGGATTTAGATAGCGAATCAGACTCTGAAAAGGAGGATTCTGAAGAAGATATTAAAGTAGCAGTTAGgttgtga